The following nucleotide sequence is from Amia ocellicauda isolate fAmiCal2 chromosome 2, fAmiCal2.hap1, whole genome shotgun sequence.
AGGCACTGCTACCAGTTTCCGTTACACTGCTGAGAGTGGAGGCAAAGCCGAGGCCGATTTCACCTTCGCCCATTTCCAATTAAAGGATCAGCTTTCCTGTggcagcagctgcagccgcaGGGACTGATCTTTTCAACGGCACTACCACCCAGCCTCACGAGAAGAGATTGCACAGGGGTATCAGGTTTCCCCGACAGAGGAATTCGCCAAACTAAACGAGCCACTTTCTATGAAGTCAACCAATTCAGGGTCATTTGAGGGTAAAATACCAACACTGCACTTcataaagcactttttttttttttttttaagcaatctTTTACCATTTAGTGCTCTTCACTTCCATTTAGTGAAAACCCACAATGCATTTGCTGCAACTGGATAGAAAGAGCTTTACACAAATCTAAAATCTTCCGCAACAGAAAGTCCACACtactttaacattaattgtTGCCGTGGAAATCAAGTGCATTAAAATAGTCTCTACAAATCCAACCCCACAACTTATAGATATTCAAAACAGAATATCCAGCCAAACTTCTACAGAAAGCAAAGATGTAGAAGCCAGAGTGGTCTAATCAGAGCCTCAACCTAATTCCAGATGTGTGGCACAGCTTGAAGATTGCCGTCCATCAGCACTCCCCGAGGAAACTGGCAGAGCCTTAACAGTCTTGTAAAGAATGGCCACAAATATTGACACATCTAGGCGTGTCAAGTTGGTAGAGATTGATGCCAAAAGACTCGCACAGATGCAATTTCTGCCAAAGGCgcttccaccaaatattaaCTTGGGGGAGGTGGGAGCCTCATCCACTTATGATAGTTTtccagatttgtattttttttatacaatttcACAAAACCTTTGGCGTGTAGATAAGTGGGGGGCGGATATTATAATTGCAAGTGAAAATAAGCTCCGTGGGTGTGGGCTTTCTACTAGGCCCGTCTGCCTGCATCTCACACCGGCCTGGTCTCTGCCACGGGACACTTGCCTGCTGTTTCCCAGTGAGCCCGTAGCGACCGATGATCTTCCTCATCTCCTCTTTCTCCTTGATGTCCGGGTAGCACTTCATCATGTACTCCAGAGGAGACAGGTCGAGCTCCAGCTGCTCTGTTAAATGCTACAAAAAGACAGGATTGCAAGTGTATGAGATGTCAAGGAAGTAAGTTCTAACCATTAGTCAACCAACACTGCATAGCAGCCAGTGACTAAGGTTTAAACTAACAGACATTTCCCTTAATCAGTAAACTGTACAGTTTAGTTTGGACACCATATAGGCATCAATATTGTGAACCTACACGTCTCCAAAACCGGTGGCTAAGTAAGTCTGAAGAGAAGCTAACTGGCAGTTAACAGCAAGACAAACAGAGGGCTTGAGGGGACTGtcagttttaaacattttctgaagTGCGAGAACATGACTTAAGAGCGGTCTGCATAGCTTGCAACTGTCTCTTATCCTTTTGTGGAGCACACCAGATCCGTACTTAAGACTACTCCACATACCTGATGGTATCTGCCAATCTTGACGTGAGAATGCTTCCTGATCATGCCGTCAGTCGGAAGAAGCTGGAGAGAGAAAACACCCCGCAACACGATGAGCGACAGACAGGGGTTTCAGTGCTTTTGCGGGTTTGGGTTTGTACACCGGACGTAATGGAAGGAAACCAGGATAAAGATAATAGAAGTTATTTTAAAGTGGCTGTTTGTGCAGCAGTTCTGGACCTTTAAAATATCAATAGCCAGATTGTATGCATCAATGTTACTTGGAATATATATtgggaaatgtatataaaaggtcaaaaaaaaaaaacacatatatatatatatacacattatatatatataaaaaaaaaaacacgttacCTCTCCAGTTAGTCGAGTCAACATTACTTCCCTACAGAAGTTAAAGGGGACTATAGTGACCATCCCTTTGAACAATTTTTGTGAGCTGCAGTAAGGAGTCCAGGGACACGGCGAGCGGATCAGATTAACGCTTCGGTCAGATTTTATCATGGCACCGACTGCGCCAAGAACATCGTGCTTGACAACAGCGCTATAATTCGGCCTTTTGTTAACATCACGTCACAGCCGTGTCCCTGAGCCCAGTGCAAAAGACTGAGGGCAGAAAAAAGATTAACCTCCCGCCCCAACAACATCCTTAAAAACAACCCAGTCTCCTCTCATGGCTTGGTTTTGAGGAATTAAATTGATAGAGCTTTTCGTGGCTTGGCCTCCCTATCCCGACACCATTTCACAGTTGCATTTACTTTGCTAATAAACCAAAGGTACAACAATTAGTTCCCCCTACATGACAACACCAAACGTGGCACCGCAGCACCACCTAGCTGCCACATGAGGAATTGCCTAGAGGTCTGAAATTAGGATCTCACACCAGTAGGGGGATCCACAAGAGACTGGTACACCAGTCGGGTTTTCCAGCATATAGAACAAAAGCTACGGTTAAAACATGGTAAAAGTGTGAATTTACCTCTCCCGTTAGCAGCTTCAGCAGCGTTGACTTTCCCGCACCATTGGGGCCCACCAGGGCCACTCGGGTATCCAAGTCAATGCCAAACTCCAAATTCTTGTAGATATGAGGctgttaaagaaaaaacagcttttAGACCGGGGCTCTCTGCACACTCCACTCAACTGAACAATACAGAAGCCAACGTCGCAAGTTTAGCACTATCAGAGACTGACAGCTTAGCGGAAAGACGAGCAGCCGTGTCACCTTCACTCAACAGAATCAAGAGGTCAGAGTAGCAGGAGAAGTGAAATGGTAGACTTACCCCGTCGTCCGAGTACTTAAAGCTAACATTCTGAACCATGATAACCGGAGGAGGGATCTTCCCACAGGGAGGAAAAACGAATGACAGGGTCTGCAAGAGGAGAGAATACGTTAGATGCACATTCGGCATTGAGAACCTCCCTGGCCATGGTGTCCCCTGGTTTTCGTTCCACCCCAGATCTTGAAGTGACACAAACTAACCATTTCCCTGAATGAGAAGTCCTCTGCAGGCTTTACCCTGTAGGTCACTGAAACGCATAAGAAAGGCAACTCCAGGCTGGATGACCATCCCACAGAAATGAGTCCTTTATTTACATGTGGAAAACCAGTCCCCACCCCCCCGTTGTAGGGCAGAGTGGGCGGACACGGCCAATGGATCAGAAACGCTTCGGTCAGATTTTATCACAGCACCAGTTGCACCGAGAATGAACTGCTTGGCAACGGCGCTATAATTCGGCCTTTTGTTAACATCACGCCACAGCCGTGTCCCTGGGCCCACTGTGGAAGACCTGGGGCAAAGAAGGGAAGACTATTCTTCCGGAATAAGCTCTAAAAGTCCTGACAAGTCAGACAGCTTGGGTCATCTCATCCAAATAACCATCTTTACCAACCCCCATTAGATTAACTTTGCTTGAAACAGTTTCTAAACTCAATATTTCCCAACAGATCAATCTAGTATTACTTAAATTTACACAAGTTTTGCAGGCATCACTTCACACCCTTACCTTGTCACTCACTACGCGCTCAGTCAAGCCAGACGCCACCATTTTCTGTAAGGTCTTCTCCTTACTCTGCGCTTGTCTAGCCAGCTTAGCAGAACCGTGTCCAAACCGTGCAATGTAGTTCTGTGGAGCACACAAGTGGAATGAATGGACGGTACAGAAGACTAGGGATACGTCCGATTGTGGAATTCTATTCTTCAGTCATGGAAAAATAGACACATTATAGCGGATGTTTCTATAGAGAGAAGTGTGCAATAAGCATTCGGATCTTTGAAATAGAACGAGAGGATTGAATACAGTAGGAGGGGCAGTGGCAACCAAAGCAAGGGCCTCCACCAGGTGGCAGCATTTACCTTCATGTGTGTGATCTGGTCCTGCTCCCAGTTGTAACGTTTCATCTGATTTTCTTCCAGTTCCAGCCTGGTCTTCACATACTGATCGTAGTTACCCTTCAAATAAAAAGACACCAATTAGTcctcacaacacagacccaTCGCTTCAGACTAAGAGGTACGGCTAAAGGAGTGTACCGGTGCTTACCGTGTAGTACTTGAGCTTCCTCTGATGCAGGTGGATGATGTTGGTGCAGACCCCATTGAGGAAGTCCTGGGAGTGGGATATGAGAACCAGGATTCGCTTAAACCTGTTGGACAATAAGATGCCAAAATTACATTTCTACACTTCTAGATGAAGCCATTAACTCAACCTCCAGAACGCAGCTTTAACAGACTAACGTGACTGTCCCCTTGAGCAATCTCATGTAAACTAAAGTCCAGTTGTGAGCTGCAGTAAGGAGTCTAGGGACACAGCGATCAGATTAACGCTTCGGTCAGATTTTATCAAGGCACCGTTTGCGCCAAGAACATTGTGCTTGACAACGGAGCTATAATTCGGCCTTTTGTTAACATCATGTCACAGCCGTGTCCCTTAGCCCACTGTGGAAGAGCAGGGGCAGAGAAGGGATGAAGcttccaccccctcccccaacatCCATCAATAAAATTCAGTCTTCAGTCAAATAAAACcggtatatttttaaatagtttgttcGTTTTTAAAGGGGCTCAAGCACCAGAGGCAAGCAGCGAGTGAGCAATGGGACGGCAACACACACAATCCCCACGTTTCTCTTCCCGTTCAAAGATTCAGTCATTACACAAATGTAACAATTAAAGTATTAGAACATGCCAGTGTCAAGATCCTCATTCAAACCCTGACAAATCACAGTGATGCAGACTCACGTAGACAGCTCCTCCTCCAGCCACACGCAGGCATCCAGGTCCAGGTGGTTTGTGGGCTCATCCAGCAACAGCATGAAGGGTTTAATAAATAGTGCTCTGGGGACGAGATGAAGCAGCCCGGGCTTAACACTGTGCTCAGACACCCGTGCCGTGGGCTATACAACACGGCAACACAGTACTACCATCTAAAACAGCCCTACACGCATGTTAATTAAGACCACAGGGGCGCTGCGAGTGGGTCAGCTCAAACGCTTCGGTCCATTTTTGTCATTGCGCCGCCGCACTGTGAACATACTGCTCGGCGGCGGCACTGTCATTCGGCCTTTTGTCACATCACTCCCACTGGCAGACGCCCTCAGCCTCAGACCACAGATAAGCCGTATCCGGGCCGCTACATTGGTCTACGACAATTTCTTGAGCATAAAAGAGGAACACAAATTGCCACAGGAGGAAGAGTTCTCTGGTTCAGAGATTTCCACTGGGGGAAGAAGAGAGGGAAAAACACAGGCAGCCATCATCAgcaaatggggaaaaaataaaaaaaaaactcatctTACCTGGCAAGTGCCACACGCATTCTCCATCCTCCACTGAAGTCCTTCAGCTTCTTCCTCTGCATGGCTGGGGTAAAGCCCAGACCGTGAAGGATTCGCGAGGCCCTCACCTGAGCTTTGTCGGCGTCCAGCTCCTCCAAACGCTCATACAGCTCCATCAGCTTCTCGCACTCCGCTGGGGGAGGGATGAGGGGAATAAACCGAGTGAGTCACTGATCAGGTGTCGAGACGCACGCTTCAAAGTCAGCGAGATGTGGAACTGCCTCCCGGGCAGATTGAGTCCAACCAAGCTCAACCCAAGATGATAAACACCCAAAACCGGTATCTTTAAAGACGTTTAAAGAATTGGAAGTACGAGACCAAGAGCAGTCTCTGGTCTGTCACTTTCGTTCCGAGATGCACACACAAACTGCACTTTGATCTCTTACCAGAGCTTTGCTATTAAACTGTATGTAATTAGGAGTATATTTAACACTATCACTTCTGAACAGACAGGGACTCACCATCCTCATGAGCCAGCCGCTCTGCCTCTTTCTCCAGGGCGATCCTCTCCTCGTCCACCTCCATGACGCACTGCAGCGCTGTCTTCTCGCTGGGCGCCATCTCGCGCGTCAGGTGGTAGATATCAATGTGCTCCGGGATCGGTACTTCACGGTGGCCAATCGCCGACAGCAGCATAGACTTTCctacaggaggaggaggaggcagacATTTAAAATGAGTCGAGATCTAAGACCACGTCGGGTTCCTGCAGGTTTATAGGTACTTCTCCATAAACACCTAGTGGAAACCCGGCATCAGCAGGATGATTTACCTTCTCATCCTGCCTATCAATTAGGAAAGGACTGGAATTGCTCACACCTGGTCTAATCACACACTAATTACCGAAGGCGATCTCTGACTGTTCACAAGCACTCAGGCAGAATCCCTTACCAGTGCCGTTGAGCCCGATGAGCCCGTAGCGCCGGCCGGagttcagctccaggctggtgTCGCTGAGCAGCTCCTGCCCATGGAAGGTCAGCGACAGATTGATGATGTGCACATCTGTGCTGTTGGGGTGGGAGGCCAGCACACCGGTGACAGCCCGAGCGGCCGTCTTCTTCATCTCAAACTCATCTAGCTCCTTGGCCAGCATGGCCACTTCTATCAGAAGACACAAAGGAGGGAAAATTACAATCATGACCAGGTCTTTAACATTGCCAGTTGGGATCAGGTGACCAAGCGATGCCCAACTTCAGAACAAAGGCAAGTGAAAAGCAAGTATCGCTTCACTGACCTTGGGAGGTTCTGAAAGGGGTCAAGAGAACTATAGGGGCATCACAACGGCTTCTATACTGAAGCAGCACATCTACCTCTAAGGAAGTGAACTTGGGGAAGAGAAAAACTGAACGCCAAGGACATCTGGAGCTATGcacctcccccctccctccaaaCTACACTTGCTCATCAGAAgtgattttaaaagtaaaatcaattttaacACTTTCACTTTTCAAATTTCAGCACATCTAAAGCCAAGTAAAGATGAACTTGCACACCCATCCATGCATGCAAAACTGTCCCAAAACTATGGCCTCTCTTCCACAGCAGGTACACACTCCTCCTGCAGGTCTGTCTCTTACCGCCATCTTCAGTGCCGTTCTCAGCCCCGTTCTCCTGGCCCTCTGGTCTCTCCTCGTTCTCATCGGTCTTCTTGGTGCGCTGCCGGGCCTTGGCTGCCTCCTTCTTCTTAGCGGCCTTCTTCTTGGCCAGATCAGACGGCATGGCTTAGCTGGAGACCCCCGGTGGGTAGCAAAATATTCCTCTGGATGAAAGCAGCAACCTGGGAGAAGGAATGGGAATCTCCGGTCACCTTTCGGTCTGCATTGCAAGTATGCCACTAGGTTTACACAGGACAGTATTAACAGTGGTGTGTGCAGCATACCctatgaaatgcatttaaatcaaaATCTACGAGCACTGCGAGAGAATACTGTGGCTCACGGCTTGACTTTCACACATCGCTAAAGCTAGAAAAATAAGGAACAAGTCACAATATGTTAGGAAGGAGAACAATCCAGCTTCAACAAACAGGCAGTTTACTCTTATTTTGTTAAAGGAAAAACACTGATAGGTGTAGGGTGTTACAGCATCCAGTCAAGCAAATTTAGGATGAACCCCACCccaacaaatgcaaaaaaagtatgtaaaagtttaaataattGGACCTTTCACGACCCATCTGTGACACCAGGCATAAATAAgatgtacaaaaataaagttaCTCACAGACATGGAGCAAGTAATGTCCTAGTGACCTCATCACAAAGGACTGGCTATACCTTTTCTATGGCAAACCTCTTGAGAAACGATTCAacattttaaagatacacaatgAAATAAAAGGCACGTAATTTTCATAAGGTTTCTTTAGTACCGGGGTGACGCTACCCTATTCAGTTCAACGTCAAGATCAAAGTCCACAAATTACTTTTAAGCTACTAAAAGCCGACACGTCCGAGTTTCAGAGACATCCAAGGCAAAGTTAACAAAGGCTGCGATTCACCGGCGTGTTTCTTTGTGTAAGGATACACTGAACTGATTTTTTAAAACAGTCAAACTGCCACACACGTAGCTACAGCCACACACCCGTACAGCGGCGCATTTGGACCCGGACCCGAGCCCTGCCGGCCGGCCGGCCTCCCGCACCACTCGCCTGATGACGTCACCGCGGAAGAGCCGGGCCTAGCGCAGCCGTGCGGACTCCACGCCGCAGCCCCATGTGCGGCACACCGCCTGCCCGGTGCCGTCCCAGTGGGCCACCGCTCCGACACCGGCACCGACACCTTCAAAGACGGCGGATATATTAGCCAGCGGTTGATAGAGACCGGGGAGACGACACATGCTCTACTACCTGCTCTGTAAGCCGGGGTGATGTCACCGACTCCACGGCGggtctccctctcctcccgGCCCATAAATTATCATTTCATGGAAACGCGGCCTGCTCTCCAGCGGGGGCACCACGATCAACAGCAGCGCTACTCCTCCACAACACCGTCACTTAAAATGGGAGCCCAGACGTGGAGGACAACCACGCACCCGGTGCCAGAAACGCCGCAGCACACGTCGCACTGCGCGGACACACAGACCAGGATGCCGGTATTTTCCCAGTAGGCCCCAGTACGGTGTCCTATTGGATGCGAAACCCAAACTTGGGGAATAAAAACCGTCTCTCCTTTAAACACACAGAAGACACACAATGCGCACACAACCCGACCCCTGACGGAGGCCGCCGACGCATTGTCCTGCCGATCGGCCGGCGCCCCTCTCCGGGCTCACGGTGCCCCAGCCCGGGCAGCGCTGCCGCAGCAGATCCCCCAGACTCGTCATCGTCACACCCGCACAATAAAGCCCAGAAACCCGGCGATTTACACCGGGCCGCCGCGAAATAAAACCACCACACACCTTCCCAAACAGCGCAGGCGGATTAAAGCGCTTCACACCGGCCTATGCCGCTGAACTCCCCGGCGGCAGCGCTGGAAACGGCGCACTGGTCTCCTACCTTCCCCTCGGTCGCCGGCGAGAGAAGCGGATGCTCCTGCGCTCCCCCACAACACCGGCTCGCCGGCCAATCAGGCGCCAGGCCTCATTTGTACGAGGCCCCGCCCCGCTCGGTGCATGCCGGGAGTTGTAGTCCTGCTCCGCTCCGCCTGCCGTTTAAACCGCACTCCTGCACTACGTTTCCCACAATCCCCTACACTGGTGCCTCTTTGCGTCTGCCGCAGGTTCGGTGCAAGTGGAGATGCTGCTTTGCCAGAGCGAAATAAACATGCCGGATCGTTTTTGTGTTGTCGAGCAGTTCAAAAAGAGGTTGAATAGGGTTTATAGGAAAGACAATGAAATGATTGTTTATTGGGTCTGTAGTCATTCTATGTCAATGGCGATGCGATGACGTCGACATCAACTACCTGCAATCTGCTGTTTTTTCCATCCTGTACCATGACGTCTCTGACCAGTTTCCCCAGAGCAGCAGCGGTTGAGGCTGTGGGAGCCGTATGACAGCTGTCCAAGCATGCCAAGTTACTAATAATACTTCTACTGCCCCATTGTgcgttttaaattaaattgtgtttaagTGATTTAGCTtatgatgctgctgatgattactattttaataataatgtaaatgctGTCACACAGTGTAAGATgtgaatatatttgtattggaaTTGCCTACGTTTTAATTTCCATTCTCCTCTACATCCTGCAAGATAGCAAACTATTGATTATATGAGAGCTccagaataaataaacagtggCTCCCAGCCCTGGTCCCGGAGGAGCCCCcaacctgctggtttttgttccaaccgagttcTCAGTCACTTAATTGAACtcttattttaattatcaaTGTCCTAAATCAAAGcctttacaatattttaaacagtaatATTATTAAGGAATCAACTTTTTATCTGTTACACTATTTAAAAAGTctaatgtaagcaaattattactCCAATTAAtagtccaattaagtaattgagagctcgttGGAAAAacaaccagcagggtaggggctccttcaggaccagggttgagaaccactgatgaaaaataaataccattattcaaaacaatataccacaatattttaaaaatgtatataatgttaTAAGATGAAAATTAGGCTTATTATTCTGTTCCAACAATCGCTCCTGTCAtagcagcacacacacaacagcttGACATAGTAAAATAACACACATAGACACCTGAATGTGTTTTGACGCCTATAGCATCTACTTTAATAGGCTACAGTTTGTGTTATTTATAGTAAAATGTCATATTTactgtataattatattattatcacTCAACAGTACTGGCAGAAACTGgcagaaatgagggaaattatttataggccgctaactcaaatatccCAAATGACActcagaacaggggatgtgccgactgactggaagacagcaaatgtcacaccaatccacaagaaagaggacaaaactgagccaggaaattacagaccaatcactctcacctgcatcacctgtaaaatgttggaaaaaatgattagacagaaaatagaggagcatctcaatgaaaaccatattcttggagatagtcaacatgggtttagacgaggcagatcatgtcttactgatttattggagttttttgaacatgcaactgcagctgtagatcaggtgaaagcatatgatatgatatacttagattttcagaaagcttttgataaggttccacaccaaagactgatcctcaaattggaagctgtaggcattcagggtaatgtaagtagatggattatgaactggttgatgtctaggaaacagagggtgttgattagaggagttgcttctaactggagggaggttgttagtggagttccacagggatcagtactagggcctgtgctttttctaatctatattaatgagctggactctgggatagttagcaaacttgtctaatttgcagatgatactaaaataggtggctcagcagatacaatctcggcaccacaggctattcagaggggcTTAGATAATatctgacacctggcagatgaaattcaatgtggacaagtgcaaggtattgcatgcaggtaacacaaatgtccctataatgacactatgggaggaacagaactagatgaagtaacgcatgagaaagacctaggagtctatgtggactcctcactttctccatccaaacaatgtggggaagcaataaaaaggcaaacacaatgctagggtatattgttgtcaaaagtgtagaattgagaacaagggcagtgatgtccagactgtacaatgcactagttagagctcatctggatactgtggacggttctgggctccacacttcaagaaagatatcgctgctctagaggcagttcagaggagagcgtcacaatctgaacaaactccccagtaatgtggctgaagctgaaaatgtgcctgtcttcctgcctgcctgtctgcttgtctgtctgactgtcttCCTGCCTGCCTGTGTCAATCAGTCACGATGACGTGTTCGTGTGCAGTTGGACAGTGATGCAGATGAGCATCTCAAGGATTTCCGCCTGACAGCAGACAGagtttgaattatatatatatatatatatatatggacccAACGCACCCTGGACCCGAGTCTGTGAACGGCTAGTTTCCCCGGGTCTTTCTCTGCACATGACcgttttctcttcttcttctttttttttttaaggaggcCGGCGTCTGATTTGCACATTTGGACGCGAGGGGGACGAGCAGCAGCCTGTCCAGCCCCAACAAAGTCAACAGGAGGAGGGAGATGAACACGGACAGTTACGCGAGAGAGAGACGCGGCAGACAGGcagggagcaagagagagagagagagagagactgccaGGCTGGTgaagaaagagaggaagaggaaagcACACTGAAGAGGGAGGGAGCTGCATTCACAGCCCAGGGAGGAGAGGAACCGGCGGCTCGACTGGATCCGCCCGGAGCACAGCGCGCTCACGCCGCTGACACACTTGGCTGTTCAGGGTCATTGGTCTCGCCTGCTTTGCGACGCTCAACGCGCCATTTTCTGCAGCTGCAGCTATAGACGTGCCTCTCCTGTAACGGGGAAGTGCTCGGCCTGAGTGCGTGTGTCCGGCTGCGGCTCACGGCGCGGGTTCATGTTTCAGTCGGCCGAGTGAGAGTGCGAGGCCGGGGCCGCAGCTCGGCGCGGATGGGAGGCGTCGCGCTGCGCGGCCCGCCGGCTCGGTGCTGCAGACGGACGACCCGAGGCGCCGGACGGTGTAGCGGACTGACGGCGGCTGGACCTCACGCTCGTACCGGCATCTTGGTCCCAAGAGTGTGACGTCTGCGTTACAGTTACACGTAAACTCGCTTTCTTGTCCTCATAATTGCAAATTGTATTATAAATTGCGAgactatttattattactaaGTCAGGCTTTTTATACATGCTTTTGCGTTTTTGTCTGATCAGGTTAAGGTATAGAAATCATATTCaatttttttacaaaattaagacgcagtatttttcttttattaagcTTCACCGGGTTGTATTTTGTGTAACTTTGACAACTCAGTCTCTGCTGTATTGGAGAACAAAAGCAAACGGCTGCCCGTGAATGAGAGCTGCTGGACGGCAGCCAGCGGCCCGCTGAGACGAGAGCTGCCCGGGGCGCCGCTTCTGTGCGCCGCTCTGGACTCGGGTGAGAGCTGCGGACACCTGCAAACCAGCAGCAGCCTGGGAACAGGCCAGTCCGGCTGCACTCGCACACTGCCACCCCTGCCGGCCCCCGGCGCTGCCTGAACGGACTGGACCTGTCCTCGGTCCGTAACCACATCCACCATCCGGCAGCCCTCAGTGCGCTCATCATGATTTTGTGATCCAGCCCTTTAACCCCATATTTATGACACAACATTACCTTTCTTGCAACGAGTGCCatcttataaatatatatttacacattttctgtCGTACCGGGAGCCTTGTTGTGCAAAGGCCATGCGGCTGTCGTCTTTGCTCGGCTTGTTCAGGCCTGCGCTGCCCCTGATCCTGGGACTCTCCCTGGGCTGCAGCCTGAGCCTGTTGATGGTGTCCTGGACGCAGGGGGACGCGGAGGAGGCCTGCGGTGGGGAGCTGGGGCCCGGCGGGCTGTTCCCCGGCGCCCCCAGACGGGACCCCAAAGCCGGCGCTGGAGCCGACCCGGCCAGCGAGGACTTCCAGCCGCGCATCGTGCCCTACCACAAGGACCCCAGCAAGCCGCACAAGAAGGTCCTCCGGTGAGCTGTCACTTTACTCAGGCTGATGCATACAGATACAACCTTCACTGCTCGTTTATTTTGGGTTAGAAATACCAGCCACTAAGGTTCAGTTAACATTTGAGAAAATGCATGTGGTCTTCACAATGATGTGCAGGATGCCTGCAGTGAGCTGCTTGTGTCATGTGCTTTACTGTCAAAGCCTCAGTGTTGCTGATGGCAGATTCTGTGTTGAAAGACTTGCACTCTTTCACTTGATCAGTGCTGTGGTCTTGCACAACTGAAGTTATCTGTTGATCCATATAGTTCTGCTTTTACCTTATAGGGGCCCCTGTGTTTCTTTTGAATTCAAATTGCACTGGTACATCTCTCAGGAAAGCTACGTGTCAGTGTCAGAATCGCCATTTTAATTCTGTGAGGATTC
It contains:
- the abcf2a gene encoding ATP-binding cassette sub-family F member 2a, giving the protein MPSDLAKKKAAKKKEAAKARQRTKKTDENEERPEGQENGAENGTEDGEVAMLAKELDEFEMKKTAARAVTGVLASHPNSTDVHIINLSLTFHGQELLSDTSLELNSGRRYGLIGLNGTGKSMLLSAIGHREVPIPEHIDIYHLTREMAPSEKTALQCVMEVDEERIALEKEAERLAHEDAECEKLMELYERLEELDADKAQVRASRILHGLGFTPAMQRKKLKDFSGGWRMRVALARALFIKPFMLLLDEPTNHLDLDACVWLEEELSTFKRILVLISHSQDFLNGVCTNIIHLHQRKLKYYTGNYDQYVKTRLELEENQMKRYNWEQDQITHMKNYIARFGHGSAKLARQAQSKEKTLQKMVASGLTERVVSDKTLSFVFPPCGKIPPPVIMVQNVSFKYSDDGPHIYKNLEFGIDLDTRVALVGPNGAGKSTLLKLLTGELLPTDGMIRKHSHVKIGRYHQHLTEQLELDLSPLEYMMKCYPDIKEKEEMRKIIGRYGLTGKQQVSPIRNLSDGQKCRVCFAWLAWQNAHMLFLDEPTNHLDIETIDALADAINEYEGGMMLVSHDFRLIQQVAQEIWVCEKQTITKWNRDILAYKEHLKCKIDKQAHDI